In the Balaenoptera ricei isolate mBalRic1 chromosome 1, mBalRic1.hap2, whole genome shotgun sequence genome, TGTCAGATGGTTTTCTTGGCTAACTCTGCAAAGCAGCCTTAAAATATTTGAGGTAGTTACTGAAAGTGACCTCTTTAAGAAATTATACTTGTGTTTTTGGTATTGAGAAATATAAATTTAGGTGTAGAAAATGACAAGCATTTGCTATAGTCTAGTAGTAGTAATAATTGAAAACTAGTTAAATATAACAGTCAACAGGCAGTTCATTCCCTTCATAAGGAAGCTGCAGTATTCTCCAATTATAGATTTTCTTGTAATAGAAATTACATCTGGGGTTTAAAGTACTCCTTTTCTTCATCTAAATCTGACTTGGAGGAAATAATGCTAATTTGTTTATCATGTATTGCTTTTCTGCTTACTTTCATGTTGTGTATTAgctggcaacaaaaagaattagtGAAGTGATTCTAAGAAAATGAAGATGTGGTTTAGAAGAAAGGGGCAATGATTGGGAGGCATGGAGGTAGTAGATGAGAAAAACAGAGGAGGAAATCTTTATCAactctgttatttttttccccaagtgaaaaagttttactgttttcaactatgatacaaaaatatttcagtgaaaaTTCAGATAACACAAAACTTATAGTTCTGAAACTCCTCCAAGTTCTACAATCCAGAGATAATGGTATATAAGCCTTAGCCTTCAAGACTttttatctgtttctgtttttacttAAAGAGGATTGTTCATGTTGTTTTGAAACTTCACTTTTTACTTAATAAAGAGTGTGCCTCATCTTTGCATCAGCAAATACTGTGTTCTAGGCATTGTGCTGGGTGCAGTGGATAGAATAGACATGTTCTCTGCCTTTAGAGATTAGAGTCTTGTGGAGGGTTTTTATACGTTAATTCTGATACGGTGTGAAGAGTGCTTTGAAAGGGAAGTGTAGAGGGTGCACATAAGAGGGACGCAACATAAATTTGAGGAATCTGGCAAAACTTGAAGCAATGAATGACAGCTGACTTGGAAAAATGAGTAGCTGATAATTCCTGAATACTAACTAGTCTTCCTCCCCAGGTAAACCATCAACTCTTTAAAGGCATATTCTTTGCTTTTCTATTCTCCAAAGTACAGGATATAGTAATGCTCAAATTTTTCATATTCTAAAGTATTAAACCTTGCCTTGGGTATATTGTAATGTATGTAACTTGTATTAGAGGCTATGGGGATATAAAAGTATTGCATCCTGATCTTCCCTTGGGTGCCAGAAAGGAAATATATTATCAAAGGAGAGTAAGGAGCCAAATGCATAATGTTTTCTAGCATTTCCCTGTTCCTCATTCTAAATAAAATGACCTTTTTCATTCTTTACTCCTTTGCTATTTGTCCAAGGGATAGTGAAGTAGTAATTGCCAgcacatttgtttttaaatttatgtccCTTTGGCATTTAAGAGTTTACAGTGGTTTATATTATACTTAATAAGTTGCTTCTCAACTGCATGTCCTGTATATGCCTTAATTCTAAGATCCTTTACAGCAAAAAGACGTTGTTACCTTTATAGGTGAAGGAATCAATCATCCACTGTTTAAGATTTTCCTTATACCTACATGTCATGATTGTCGAGTGAAAAGTTAGCATTTGAAAAAGTCAAGGATAACTTCTCTGTTGAGATTCACATGATGATTTTGCAATATTTGAGAAGTAGGTGTAGTCTTCACATGGCAGTATTCTAATAACCACTTCATTGTAGTATAACCTCTGGATGATATTTTGGAAAATGGAATCGctctaaaaaggaaaaaggttGACTTTTGACTCTTTCGTATTTCATGTCAAAACGATCAGGCTCAATTCCTTAAGAGCCTTGAAGAATACAGTGTTTCACATTTCTACCGATAACTAAATTCTTAAGAATTGAACCAATACCTAAAATGACAATTCTTTTTTCAATgagaatattttgcttttatttaacatgaagttaaattattttacttattcctGGGCTCatttagaaatatgtattttacagCACAGTAATGTCTGTTCCAGGTATAAAATTCACCTGCCccgtttttgttttaactttttattgtgaaataattatagattcacaagaaattgcaaaaaaaaaaaatgtgcagggAGTTCCTGTGTACTcttcagtttcccccaatggcGACATCTTGCATATAGTACAATATTAAATCCAGAAAATTGATGTCGGTACAAACcagagtttattcagatttcaccagttttacaagcactcatttgtatgtgtatatagttctgtgaattttataacacgtagatttgtgtaaccatcATGAGACTGAATTTTTCCATCCCGAGGCTGCCTTTTTTAGCCacattccctttctttcctccattcctaacacctggcaaccactaatccgttttccatctctataattttgttatttcaaggaTGTTACGTAAAAGAAATGGTATAGTGTGTGaccttttatgattttttccccccactaaCCATAATTCCTTTGAGGTCTATCCAAATTGTTGCATGTTTcaattgtttattctttttattgttgctcagtatgattttttccccccactaaCCATAATTCCTTTGAGGTCTATCCAAATTGTTGCATGTTTcaattgtttattctttttattgttgctcagtttattctttttattgttgctttttattgttgctttttattGTTGCTCAGTATTGTTGCTCAGTTGCTCAGTACCAAAGTTTAACCATTCACTCTTTAAAgcacatttgggttatttccaggttTGGGCTATTGCAAATGAAGTTGCTGTGTATAATAAtgtgtacaggtttttatttGAGCACGTTTTCATTTCTCAGGGATGTGTCCAAGAGTATAAgtgctgggttgcatggtaagTGCATGtgtagttttataagaaactgccaaaatattttccagagtGACTCTACCATTTTATATCCCACTAGCAATGTAAGAGTGTGATCCAAGTTCTCttgcatccttgccagcatttggtgttgtaactacttttttttattttagcctttcTGGTAGGTGTGTACTGATATCTTACGGTTTTAACTTGAATTATCCTAATCGCTAATGATGTTAAacttattttcatgtgcttatttgccaaccacaaattttcttcagtgaaatgtctgttcatgtcatttgctcattttctaattgaatttttttttttttaactgttgggctttgagaattctttatatattctagtccTTTtttggatatgtgatttgcatCTATTTTCGCCCCATCAGTAGTTTAATTTTTCATCCCTTAATAGGGTTGTTCATGGAGCAAAAGTTTTACTTTTGAGGTggtccaatttatcagtttttccttttatgggtCATGTATTTGGTGTCAAGTGTGGAACCTCTTTGTCTAGCCCTAAGACCTGaagattttctcatatttttttcaaaagctttatcattttaacatttaaGTTCATGTTGTTACCTATGTTTGTCTcagttgctccagcaccatttgtttaaaaggctgtcttttccctattgaattgcttttgcacctttgtgaAAAATCAGTTGGACTTGTTTTGGTGTATTCTAGAAtgtctgttctgttgatctatgtgtctgtccctCCACCAGTACCACACCATGTTGATTACTATAGCTATAAGGTAAGACTTTATATATGtagactttattctttttcaaaattgccttattcttttgcctttccattccatataaattttagaataagcttgtcctTGTCTACAAAAAAACCTTGCTGGATTTTGATAAGAATTATGTTAAATTTATAGAACAATTTAGGGAAGAATTGATCTTTTTACTATGTTGAGCCATCCAACCTTTGAACATggtatgtttctccatttatttaggtctttcttCTACCAGCCATTTGATAATTTTTATCATACTGATCCTGTACATGttctgttagatttatacctaagtatgtCATTTTCTTTGGAGTAATTATAAACagtattgtgttttaaattttgtttccaatttgttttttaacaccAAGCAAGAATCCAGCAAAATAGAACTCTACAATGTGTCTTTTGAAACCCTGGCCTTTTCTTTCAGCTTTCTCCTAATCCTTTAAGGATTAGACAGTATTACTTAgtgcttttaaaattgaaataggaGTATAAAGTTTAGTTTTGTTAGTCCATCCTTCCATTTTACACCAGATATAGAAGTAATCCCTTTTATGTCTGATCATTATTGCCACTTGAAAACTTCCAAGATTGGGGAGTTGCTTTCTTTATATATAAGGGAATTCATTTCACTGTTGGATAACTGATTCTCATTGTTCATTTTGCTGTTGACTCATGGTCATTGAAGACCTCTAATTTTTTTCCCTGCCCTGCATTTCCCCACCTTTTCTTCTAGATGCAGGGATCTGGCATCCATGATATGCTCGTTCTCAGATGATGTCATCTTAGGTGTGGATTCTTTATTGTGTCATTCTCCTAGATACACATTAACTGTATATCCATTGTCTAATGACACAAGCCTTCCAGAAGCCCAGACACCTGAAAGTGATGGGCGTGCAGAACCAGAAAGGTGCCTAAGGAATTCTATCAGCTTGTGGGGGAAGAGTGGCTTGTCTAAATGGTATGAAGGAAATCACCAATAATATACCAACCTTCACCAAGCACTAGACTCTCTTAATGCTCTTTTAACTGAGTTTTAAGATGTTACTTAAAATACctatacaaatgaagaaataggtTCAAAGGAGTTTTGATTTCCCAAGTTCACCCAGTTAGCAAATGGTCCAAGGATAATGTGGACACCAGAATCCCAAATTGCGTGGGTGAAAAATTAAGATTCTGGAGCCAAATTCCAGTCCTAAACAATCAATTTCTTCAGTGGGGTAGAAGACTGGAACAAGCTTATTTAGCTTATTTAGCATCTCAGACTTTCAGAACTGATGATCTTTGCCCCTGTAGTTTGAGCACCTTTTAGTTACAATGCATGTTTGGGCAACAGAAGAATTAAGTACCTATATAAACAGAAATCTCATGCAGGGTAGAATGATATACAATAAAAAGTGCAGAGACATATGGGTTTTCAAATGGAAGGGAGAGCATACTTGGTGAAGATGAAATCAATGAAGGCTTTAAGGATTAGACAGCATTTACAATGGTAGATAAATAAGACATTCTTtgattgtaatttttattatatatactcAGCACAGTATTCAATGCTTATTTAATATGTCTGTGTCTGTTCATAATTATAAAGCAATTTGAGCAACACTGTGCATTATTACACTTCAACTGAAAAACCATTACATGCTGAATCAATATCTTTGAAAATTTCAGATAAAGAATTTTCTTTGGGGAGGCACAGAATTATAGGTActcaatttttgtcaattttagGACATAATAATGCTTAAGAAGGATAAACatacgtaacataaaattacATTTCAGTTTATCATTTATTTCAGTGCTATTTCAACCACTTATCCTCTGTATCTTGACATTCACATAAAAGAATAGCAATCATTAATGATCCAAATGCAAATCATAGTGAAACTCTAGGCCTCAGTTAAATATtgtagtattttaaaagtttatatgattAAAAACTGAAGACAAAATAAGCTGTTAAGTGATAGTTTACTCAGTTTTAGCATAATTTTAATGTCAAAACAATACTGACATTAAAAAAACCATATGAGGCAGATAAACAATATTCctttagaaatattaaagaatttaGTACAAATTTGCttacaaattttactttttggtTAATACAGGTAACATGCTTCTTAAATCTCTTCTTTTCACTttgtctataaaaataaaattgtcctcaatattcttaaattctttgttttccaaataaggccattATTATATAGTAAGTTACTGAATCAATGGTTTAAAATCAGTGACACAAATCATATGTAGGTGATGTAACAAATTTATTGTTAGGTAAAGAATCAGTAAGTACAGTAACCAGCCATACGTAAGAGGTAGAattcttaatcacagttttatAGAAAAGATGCAGTAGTTTATATCTGTACTGTTTTATTAGCTATAGTACTTTAAGTTTGCTTCTTATTATGAGTGTATcagaaggggaaaagggagggctCTTCATAGGCAAAAATCTTATTGGCCCTTGTCTTGCATGTGTTATAGGGGCTACTCCTGGACACTTAGGAGCATTTTCTTGACCAATTAAGGTAATCATAccttatctcatttttaaaaagcttcagaGTTGGGAAATCTAAACTTCTTTTCTGAAGAATAGAGGGAAATATATAAGAAGGAGGGAAATACCTCTCTTTTTGTACCACTCTTGAGTGTAAATTATAGATGAAAGCATTCTCTCTGGATATCATTATTGCTTATTAAGAATTCCAGCAGTACTAACCAACAGAGGTTGTTCTATACTCAAGTTTATAAGTTGATTGTTTCTAACTTGTATATGTCATAAACAATATTACAAATGGGTATAACctaaaaattctatttaattcATTAAATTATTAGTATTTGAGTAAGACAGGATGGCAGAGACTATAGGGTTATTCACATATTGAGTGTTTAAACTTCTGTGGGTTTCCAATCCTTATTTGAATGTCAATAAATAAAGTGATCAGAAAGGTCACTTTATGAAAGTTGTAATAAAaactgtaataaatatttatacccAGTAGGGCTTATGTTTTGTAAAATGTACCTGAATACTTAATAAGTGATAattcaaaacagaataaaacaattataaaaaaataaaacccacagtTTCTTCCAGTTAACTGGAAATTAATCTCATAATTTATATTAGGATTGAGTCATTATGATGAGCCAATCAGATTCCAAATACTTTATTTATAGTTTAAGTGAACTTTATTTTGATAGGATATTCTCTAAATTCTTTTATATTGAGTTTAttcttttcttactgattttgagAACACAAAAGTGATATTTACTTACATTAGGTCCAGATCCTTTTAGCAATATTTCCTTCACAACTGCTGGTATTAATGTATTATCCAAGTCAGTAAACACGTTAAAACTAATATAACACTgttgataatataaaaataaaatgattttccctcacatttaattttaaaatctgtattttagtTAAGGATTAGACAGAATGTATCCTTACAGAGACTGAGAGCAATCTTTATTCTTCAAAGAGAAAATCTGTCCTAATTTTAATAAGTATGACTTagcatttttaagaattattcAAAATGTCAGCTATTGGGAATGTAAGCTAGGTCTATAAaactatttgctaatattttaaaatgaaatatatttgattataaaaatcCCACATATCTCTTTTTCACAGCTATGCTTCTATTTACATTTAGGAGATACAtatgtaaaaagagaaaagagtctTTGTCTTCTAAAGATATCCATGATTAGGTAATTCTCAGATGATTTATAACTTAATATATTGAAAAACTTCTACAGTTAATTTGTAATTGCCACATTTACAAAGAAACTTCTGGGTaacagtcttttaaaaacatagttCAGTGTTACATTTAGGCCCaaagttcatttatttaaatcacCTATGACATTTGCAAAATTTTTTCAAACGTAGGAAACTGCCGTTATTAATATGGCTTCATTCATTTATACCTGCAAAATACTTGTTATACACTTAAGTACAACTGGAACAATAGGATTACTTGCACGGATGAAAGTGAAGACTTTCCTTtcacattaaaattaatatttatttcacacTTATGGTAATGCCTGAAAACGTTTTGCAAACAACTATTAATGGTCTTGACTGTAACAGTTTATTGcatttttctgtccctttttttGAATGTTAAGTACTCTACTTTGGAGTTTTAAGTTCTACTTTTCCTCTTATCTTCAAATAGACTCTTCAGCATATATACTTGAATGGCTGACACTACCACCATTACCACTAAATTAACCATAGACCAGAAATTTACTCTATCAAAGTTGCTTTCTTGTATGTTTCGGTCACGAGCTTCAAATGCTCTAAGCAGAGTTTGGATATGACCACTTTTGCTTAGTCTGGACTTGATACTGTTGATGGACTCCTggagataaaaaaaataattttattgtaaaaGAATGCTCagtaattttaagttaatttaaaaatatgcttcaCAGTACTCTTACTAGTTTAATATCCAAACACAATTTTAATTAAGGGGTGGGTACTACTTAGATTACCTAAAGATCTTTATTATATAAAGTTTATGTAATAGTTCTCATGAtgtatttaaattattgtttataattagttattttaaaaatgaacaaagctactgtgaattgaaaataaataatgtgaaaataCATTTGAGTGCTATAGTGCCAGTAATTGTATATACATTATCTTCTTAGCCCTAACAACCATAAAAAATATAATCtgtttttaatacaaaaatgttCCAAGATCACATTCATAAAACAAGCTTATCAAGATGCATTCTAAGTTGCACATCTTctgaaaaaactatttttatagtAGGGTCCTGGTGAGAAGTGATTTAAAAACTATAGGTTTACATGAATATAAGGTAAAGTTgagatttgaaatttgaaaagtattgatggcaaaaataagaaaatactagAAACAGATTTTCCTGGATAGTAGCCTTGCTTAAAATCCTCATTTAAATGcaaaaaacatacacaaaattgCAGACTGCTCTGCTAAACCtacaaaactacaaaatataatatttatcataTGGGCACGTTTGTAAAGCAATGGtatattttccagaaaaatgtGGGCTTCAGATCCCCAAATAAAAAGACCATCCATAGTTCTTTTCAATATCATGACGATGATAGTcaagtataaaattatttattcaagtTTGCTGTTGTGATAAAAATTTTGGGGGGGGAGTAAATGAAAAACCTCctgaaagacattttattttttttcaaaaaagaccaAGTATTTTAAGCTATATTTAAATCTGAACTTTCTGGTCATTTTGTTTAATTGTGAATGAAGTCAATCTCTTGAGAATGCAGTGAATTACTAACAAAATTTACAACTACTTCTATTTTGCTCTTGTTggcaatataaatttaaaatgggagaatatattaatatgattgagatttaaaaaatgagtggGAAGAAGACTGGACTAGTCGTGAAACTATGGAtacatcatttccattttaagcCAGTTCCTTAcgtataaaatggaatgaaaggggaaagggagtttGGAGCTGGACTAATGATAACTAAGTCTTCTTCTAGTTCTAAAATTCAACTAAGTTTAGTATACATATGAAATGATGAGATCAAAAATTTTCATGGTAAAAATTCATGCCAATTAAGCTTAATCCTTTGTTTGTATTCACAGTAACACCAATGGAGAAGgtaagaaaactaacatttattgtgtgcCAGACTCTGTTTAAAGCATTTATATACATGCCATAtcacatttcatcctcacaacaactctagaGGTATTATTCCCAAGGATAATAGGAAACCAAGGCTCGGAGAGCTCAGTCACTAAGGAATTACATATATGATATGATCATTTAATTTTCTGACTTCTTAAGCTAACTGATCTACAGTATGTCTCTTCTTTTATAATTTGATAGTTGCTTTCCTAAGAAACCTCAAAGTGATCAAAATatcatattataaaaaaaaagttcaggttATAAGAGTATTAGAGGTTATATAGTTTCAAACTTGGAATAATCACATTATTTCTCCTGCAGAAAGTTCTATAACACAGGTATATACGCTATTTATAAATATCACTGAGAATTCTCTCATTTTATTACATCTAGCTGTGGCCGAAGGGTAATGATCTTTCTCCCCGTCACTGGCAGTACTATTATTAGCAAGTAGATTCTTATACATGCACATTTCATTATGCATGTTTATGATAAATAGCGCATAAAGCAATTCAAGCCAAGAAGCCATAATCTAAAAGCTTTTACTCCTAAGTGTAGTGCTAGTTTCTGATAACTGCCAGGTTTGGCTAAGTAATGTTAACAGTGTTCCCAAAATTAAGTAATATCAAATTTCATGTTATAAAAACTATGGTGTGGGAAAAAAATGCCTGTACATCTTAAGTGTTTACAAATTACTCAGTTTTATTATATGTGCAAGTTTGCTGTAGATCATTATTACAGTCTTCTGTTTGTGAACATTCTAAGGGAGTTCTGCAGTTAAGAGTCTGTGTTCAAATTCTAGTTCTCTCTCTCTGGTTCTGTGACAGAGACATTACCAAATATCCCTAATCCATAATTTTCCTCATTGGAAAGATGGAGATAATAATCCTCATAGAATTAAGTAAGGATTAGGTGAGATAATGCAGATAAAATGCCTAGCTCAGTGCCTATCACATAGTAAGGTCTCTAGATgttagtaatttttattattttattaaaccaTACTGACCAGAATGTCTTCCAGTTTCATATCCAGCATATCTGTGCCAGTAATGTATTTCTTCCAGTCCTCTTGTTCTTGCTCCTGTTCTCCCATATTATCCAGGATTAATTCAAAGAAAATCACCTTCTCAGAAATGGTGCTGAATGTATTATCAAAGCAGAACATGTAGTCACCGCCTTCAGTCTCTATCCTATATTAAAAAGAGGACATGTCTTCAGTTATCTGTACTTCCATCTGGGATCAAAGGACAAACTACTGTAAAAGAGAAGGAATAACATGGTTTATAATAATTGGACAGGTTACTGATGGAAAGACTTGCTTAGTATtgaaagacaatttaaaatttcttggGAAACCAGCAATCTGGAAATATATATTCAAGTACTTGCAACTTAGATGTGCTTGGCATATACTCAGTAAATTGGGCAAATGAGCTTGACCtaacttttggaagaaaacaggATTAAAAACCTAGATACATGATACTTCACAATGAACcttaatatttatacattattaaaagtaatttataatgAGTTCAATTCACATGGAAATATCACTACAAACCTCCCCTTTGAGATTAATCTGTAAAgtgagttttgctttgttttcaaaaGCAGTGATGGATTGTCCTAAATGCTTTCTTCTAGGCACCTTTGGATTAAGTACATCTTTTGTAATAGTTTACAAAAATTAGGAATGAGTTCAGTGTCCAAGAACCAGAGCTTTACTCGCAGTGGCATTACCTTTACTGAATAAATGCCACTCATAACAACTTATGATCTTGTCTTCACATTCAAGATAATTGCCCTGGGCAGAGTTAAC is a window encoding:
- the TMED5 gene encoding transmembrane emp24 domain-containing protein 5 isoform X1; its protein translation is MGDKIWLPFPVVLLASLLLPGAVGFTPSLDSDFTFTLPAGQKECFYQPMPLKASLEIEYQVLDGAGLDIDFHLASPKGRTLVFEQRKSDGVHTIETEGGDYMFCFDNTFSTISEKVIFFELILDNMGEQEQEQEDWKKYITGTDMLDMKLEDILESINSIKSRLSKSGHIQTLLRAFEARDRNIQESNFDRVNFWSMVNLVVMVVVSAIQVYMLKSLFEDKRKSRT
- the TMED5 gene encoding transmembrane emp24 domain-containing protein 5 isoform X2 encodes the protein MGDKIWLPFPVVLLASLLLPGAVGFTPSLDSDFTFTLPAGQKECFYQPMPLKASLEIEYQVLDGAGLDIDFHLASPKGRTLVFEQRKSDGVHTIETEGGDYMFCFDNTFSTISEKVIFFELILDNMGEQEQEQEDWKKYITGTDMLDMKLEDILDPTIKIVFSEDVQLRMHLGVHQQYQVQTKQKWSYPNSA